One region of Vigna angularis cultivar LongXiaoDou No.4 chromosome 10, ASM1680809v1, whole genome shotgun sequence genomic DNA includes:
- the LOC108335518 gene encoding bZIP transcription factor 53, which translates to MLSHLTSSDSLLGNAFPAFDYALAPWDGLDFLAFNPTSPNPVTSSSASDDPKTTPADQKPPSDQSNRVVSFTEERKRRRMISNRDSARRSRMRKQRHLENLRNQMNLFRVENRELNNGFQFLLHHCNRLRTENEWLRSERTMLRQKLADINQILLFRQLQPFSTAWPCNIVMTE; encoded by the coding sequence ATGCTTTCTCATCTTACTTCTTCCGATTCTCTGCTGGGAAATGCATTCCCGGCCTTCGACTATGCTCTCGCGCCCTGGGATGGGCTTGATTTTTTGGCCTTCAACCCCACTAGCCCCAACCCCGTCACCTCCAGTTCCGCTTCGGACGACCCCAAAACAACCCCTGCCGACCAAAAACCGCCCTCGGACCAGTCCAACCGGGTTGTGTCCTTCACGGAGGAGCGAAAACGCAGGAGAATGATATCGAACCGGGATTCGGCCCGAAGGTCACGCATGCGTAAACAGAGACACCTAGAGAACTTACGGAACCAGATGAACCTGTTTCGCGTTGAAAACCGGGAACTGAACAACGGGTTTCAGTTCCTCCTTCACCACTGTAACCGTCTACGAACGGAAAACGAGTGGCTCCGGTCCGAACGAACCATGCTCCGCCAAAAACTGGCCGACATAAACCAAATTTTGCTCTTCCGACAATTGCAACCATTTTCCACTGCATGGCCGTGCAATATTGTCATGACAGAATAA